In Burkholderiales bacterium, the sequence GCGAATAGCGGTGCAGCGCGGGCTTTCGAAAACGACTAAAATCGATCCCGGAGGTAAACGATGGGCGAGCTATACGAAACCGGGATAAACGTACAGGCGCTAAACGAACAGGCGCTAAACAAGCACCGCCTTTCGGTCGCTGATTTTCTGCATATGGGGGAAGCGGGAATACTGCGCGAGGACGATCGCATCGAGCTGATCGAAGGGGAGCTAATCGATATGGCGCCAATCGGAAGCAGGCACGTGAGCGCCGTAGCCGTGCTCGGAAAGCTATTGACGCTGGCAGCGGGCGATAACGCTTTGGTGACGAGTCAAAGCCCGGTCGTTCTCAACGACAACACCCAACCGCAGCCCGATCTTCTTCTGCTTAAAAGGCGCGACGACTACTACGCTTCCTCGTTACCGGAGCCCGATGATGTCCTGCTCCTGGTCGAAGTCGCCGACACCACGCTTCTTTTCGACCGCAACATCA encodes:
- a CDS encoding Uma2 family endonuclease; protein product: MGELYETGINVQALNEQALNKHRLSVADFLHMGEAGILREDDRIELIEGELIDMAPIGSRHVSAVAVLGKLLTLAAGDNALVTSQSPVVLNDNTQPQPDLLLLKRRDDYYASSLPEPDDVLLLVEVADTTLLFDRNIKIPLYAKNGIPEVWLINLNDSTIEIHREPSSEGYKLILRPSREDAISPAHFASFSFQPKKLFRD